One genomic window of Bdellovibrionota bacterium includes the following:
- a CDS encoding CDP-alcohol phosphatidyltransferase family protein: protein MKPFRWIPNSLTVVRMILTVPLVYTLWRGQVALALSILVCAGITDLLDGFLAREFGWTTTLGAWLDPVADKLLITSCLIALTWTGQLPVWFCVITIARDLQLVGGVILLHARGVEVRIRPHLSGKLATVGQNIALLLALLQQTSLRVQAALSYSVLFSAVLTIVSAVVYVRVLLHIFRKQSQVALRRTTSL from the coding sequence ATGAAGCCGTTCCGATGGATTCCCAACAGTCTTACGGTCGTACGAATGATATTGACGGTTCCCCTTGTTTACACTCTGTGGCGAGGGCAAGTCGCTTTGGCGTTATCGATTCTCGTGTGCGCAGGAATTACGGACTTGTTGGATGGTTTTTTGGCGCGCGAATTCGGATGGACGACCACGCTGGGAGCTTGGCTCGATCCAGTTGCGGATAAGCTCCTGATTACGTCCTGCTTGATCGCGCTGACCTGGACCGGCCAACTTCCGGTCTGGTTTTGCGTCATCACGATTGCCCGCGATCTTCAGCTGGTCGGCGGCGTTATTCTTCTGCACGCGCGCGGCGTGGAGGTGAGAATTCGCCCTCACCTGAGCGGAAAACTGGCCACGGTCGGGCAGAACATAGCCCTCCTGCTGGCCCTTCTCCAACAAACTTCGCTGCGCGTACAAGCGGCCCTCAGTTATTCAGTCCTATTTTCAGCGGTCCTGACGATCGTATCCGCAGTTGTTTACGTACGTGTGCTTTTGCACATCTTTCGTAAACAGAGCCAGGTCGCTCTGAGACGGACGACTAGTCTTTAA
- a CDS encoding SWIB/MDM2 domain-containing protein, giving the protein MKPMMPSASLAAVIGSKKMPRTEVTKRIWRYIKRNKLQDRVKRTMINADEKLKKVFGGKRKVTMFEMTKLVSRHLKD; this is encoded by the coding sequence ATGAAGCCGATGATGCCGAGCGCATCTTTGGCGGCGGTGATCGGTTCCAAAAAGATGCCCCGCACAGAAGTGACCAAAAGGATTTGGCGCTACATCAAACGCAACAAGCTTCAGGACCGAGTGAAGCGAACGATGATCAACGCCGACGAAAAGCTAAAGAAAGTGTTCGGTGGCAAGCGCAAAGTTACGATGTTCGAAATGACCAAGTTGGTCAGTCGACATCTTAAAGACTAG